The sequence GGCTTCGGCCAGCGCGGTGTGGAGGGCATGATAGTCGCGGCTCAGTACGCCCGCGAACATAACATACCATATCTTGGCCTCTGCCTCGGGATGCAGGTCTCCGTCATAGAGTTCGCGCGCCACGTCCTCGGATGGACCGACGCCAACAGTCTTGAGATGGACGAAAATACGACGCATCCCGTCATACATCTCATGGAAGAGCAGAAAAATATTGCTGAAATAGGGGGCACCTCGCGCCTCGGCGCCTACCCGTGCCAGATAAGCGCAGGCTCAAAGGCTGAAAAAATCTACGGGGCGAACAGTATTGAAGAACGTCACCGCCACCGTTTTGAGTTCAACAACGATTACATAAACGAGTTTGCCGCGGCCGGCATGAATGTTGCCGGCGTATGCCCTACCGGCGGGCAGGTCGAAATAATGGAAAATGTCAATCATCCGTGGATGGTAGGCGTCCAGTTCCATCCTGAGTTCCTTTCGCGCCCAGTAAAGCCGCATCCGCTTTTTAAGGCCTTTATAGCGGCGGCTCTCGAGCTCCAGAAGAAAAACAAAAGGGGGTAATATCGAAATGAAGAAAAAAATTCTTGTCTGCGCGGCTCTCTCCGCGGTTCTCTTCTCAGCCGCCAGCGCCTTTTGCGCCGAGACGGCGGCTGCTCCTGCTGCGGCGCCCGCGCCAACAGTACAGGTGCCCGCTGCAACTGCTGCGGCTCCCGCTCCTGCGGCGCAGCCAGCTCCGGCTCCAGTCCCTGCCGTAGTTTCAACGGGAACGCAGAACACGATAATAGCGCCGGCGGTGGGCGCAGCTCCCGCGTTCAAGACGCTGGAACGCGTAGAGACAATAGTCTACGGCGCTCCCCGCGAAGGCGGAATGGTGGCCAGGCTCAGCGAAGTTGAAAAGACCGTCTTTGGACGCGAGCTTCCTGGAAGCCTGACGGAACGCCAGACCGCGCTACTTGATTTTCTGGAAAAGGGCACCGCGACGCAGCCCTCTCTGCTTTTTAAATTGTCAGTGGCCGAATGGGCCGTTGAACAGCAGATACATCCCACATGGGCGCTCTCAAAGAGAGTCGACATGATGGAGGGCGTTGTTGAAGGCTCCACGCAGGGAGGCCCGCTCGTCTCCCGCATAGAGCGTCTGCTTACGAAGCTCCTGCCAGACGGAGTGACCGCCACCCCCGTACTGCTGCCCAAAGAAAGCATAGTAAAGGGCGCGCTGCTGACGACCCTCTCCGTGAGGAACGTCAAAGTAAACGACATAATCATCTTGGGCCTCGTTGAGCCTGTATCCTACAACGGACAGCTCGTCGCCCCGAAGGGCAGCCGCGTCTTCGGCCATATCACAAAGGTGAAGCCTCCGCGCAGCTTCGGACGTTCCGCTGAGATAGAGCTGCAGCTTGATACGCTTGAGGTGCTCGGCCCCTCCGTAATTCCCATCAGCGTAGGCGAGGCCGCGAAAAAGGCGATGGATGCCGACAGCGGCGTGATAGGCGCGGCTGGCGCAAGCGTAGCTGGCGCTATCCTTCTTGGCCCTGTGGGGCTTGCCGGCGGCTTTTTGATCCGCGGCAACGACAAACAGCTCAAAGAAGGCACTCTCTTCTATGTTCAGACGGTAGGCGAGGCAAACGTGCTCTCCTACACGATACCGACTCAGATCACCCCGTTGTCGCAGCCTGAAGGCTCAGCGCCTCAGGGGACAAGCAATCGGCCGTAGGTTAAGGTTCCCTGTTGCAGAAGAAAATATCCAAAACCAAAATCATTCTCCTGACGGTTGTCGCTGTGACAGCCGTCGGGGTGTTTTATATGTGGCGCGACCTTAATCTGGACTCTATCAAAAAAGTTCCGATACCGGACGTCGTCGTCGAAAATCTTGACCTTAACCGCGTCATAAAGGGCGATACGTGGAAGTTCCGTTCCCCGCGCGTCGAACACAAGGAGGGCATGGTCTACGGAGATTCTATGGACGTCACAATCACCTCTCCCAACGGAAGGGTCTCCCATATCACAGCCGAAAAGGGCGTTTTTTCACGCGCGAACAACGACCTCACCCTTAAGAACGCCGTAGGCCGCATGCAGGAAAAAGATAAAGTCTACGACCTTAAATCAGGAAACGTCTTTTACGAGGCGGCGAAGGAAAACTGGCATTTCAGCGACGGCATAGAGCTTATCATCGGCAAGATAAAGGTGAGCGGCAAAAACGGGACCTACGATACAAAAAGCGGGGACTGCAAAATAACCAACGGAGGCCTCATCACATGGAGCGATTGATATTTAAAAATAAAATAACCAAAGGCCTGGCGCTCTTCGTCATCCTTTGTCTGGCCGCCTGCGCGCAGCCGGCAGCGGCTCAGACGGACGCCGCGCGGCAGACGGAACAGAGCAAACCGTATACTCCCGCCTATGAGGAACTGCTCGCGCCCGGCGCCAAATCAAACGCGGACGACATGGCAGTTCCGCTGAAGCCGTCCGCGCCCGCAAGCGCCGCCGTCGAGCAAGAGGCTTCCGATGAGGAGGCGCCTGAGGCGCCGAAGACCCCGCAAAACGAGGTCTTTCTTGACGCGGACGAGGTGAGCTACGGAGAAAATACGGGGCTTGCCACCGCGGAGGGCAACGTAAAGATAACCAACAAACAGGTGCGTCTTTTTGCGCCCTACGCCGAATACAACGCAAATACGAACATCGTCGACGCCTACTCCGATCACCGTGAGAACGTCGTCATCTTCTCCGGCGGGGACAAATTTACCGGCAAGCATCTCAAATACAACATGGAGACGCGGCGTGGAGTGCTGACGCAGGTCTCCGGTAAATCCGAAGCCATGTACATGCAGGGCGGCACGGTGAAGCTGATGCCGCTTGAGGACGCGATAAAGCAGGGCATCGTAAACGCGCCCAGGAAGAAAAAGAGCAGCCAAAGCGAAGACGTAGCGGAATGGCTCGGCGTTACGTCGACCACCTGTGATTTTACGAACCCGCATTATCGTCTAGTCTCAAAGAAAGTCATCGTCTATCCCGGCAAGAAGACGGTCATCAAAAAGCCGAAGTTCTATATAGGCAAAACGCTCATCATGCCGTACCCGTTCGACTATATCGTAAACAGCAAAAAGAACAAAAACGACATCATGCCCATCCTGCGCTTTGACTCAAACAAAGGAATGGGCTTCGGTATCAAGGGACCGATAGACATGGGCGAATGGGGCGAGCTGGACCTTGCCACAGTCTATTGGACGAACGACATCTGGGAGGCCAAGATCGGCTACCAGTACGAAATTACGGACGGCCTGACAGCCTTTGCCGCGACGAACCGCCTGTACAACTCCGACGAAAAGGAGATACTCTGGCGCCCGAACTGGGGCGTCAAGTACGCAAAAAGCGGCTGGGAGGCAAAACTTTGGTGGTCAGAGCGCGAGCTCGTCACCACGGAGATGGTGCCCGGCTACGAAGAGCGCTTCAACGTATGGCGCAAGCCCGAATTTCTGCTTTACACGCCGTGGGTGAAAGACGGCGTCACAGGCGGCCAGTTCAGAGGAGTCGGTATCTGGGGAACCTATCAGGACAACCGCGGCTCCGCGGGGCAGTGGATAGACCGCTACGCGCTCGGCGTTGAATATAACGGCAACCCGACGTGGTCCATCGGCTTTCTGAAACCGTTTTACGGCGCGCGCTACATGGGCTACCATTACTCCGAGCCCGACCAGAATCAGGATGTTTCGGAGGCCTGGTTTGGATTTAATTATAAGATCGGCGCATTTGACTTCAACAGCTACTACTTCCGCAGATGGGTCGGCGGAGCAAGCCCCATGGGCTGGGACGCCTACTCGGAGAATAAAGATATATATCAGACGGTCGGCTTTCCTCTGCCTCTTGGCGCCTCTTGGGAGAAATGGTATTTGTCGGTCACCGCGGCCTATAATTATATAACGGAAGAGATAGGCTCGATGCGCTATACCATCACCTATGACAAGCACTGTATGACTTGGCAGGCTTGGTATCTCGACAACAGATCAGGAGACGAAAAGAAGTTCGGCCTTACATTCTTCATCAACGCCTATCCGGAATACAAGCTTGAACTTGGCTCCGATACGACGGGCGCAAAAGAGGACGATTTCTAAATTTTTTAAATTTTACAAAGGAGAAACAATATATGAAAATAGTTGTTTTGTACGGCGGCACGAGCCCGGAGCGCGAGGTATCGCTCAACTCAGGTGTTGCGGTTGCGGATGCTTTGCGCGAATTTGGCTACGAGGTCGAAGCCTATGACATCACCTCGATACGCACATTTATAGAAAAGTGGCCCAGCTTTAAAGCGGACGGCGTTTTTATCGCGCTGCACGGCGGCTGGGGCGAAGACGGCAGGCTGCAGGCCGTGCTTGAAGCCTTCGAGATACCCTATACCGGCTCTGGCCCGGAGGCCTCGATGCTTTCGATGGATAAGAGCGCGGCGAAGCTAGTCTTTATAAACGCCGGTATACCCGTGCCGGAGGGTTTTATAGCCACGAAAGAAAACGACGCGAGGGACGCGGCTGAAAAATTCCTGAAAAAATACGGCAAGATAATAGTCAAGCCAAACGGCAGCGGGAGCACCGTAGGCGTGACGCAGCTCACCGACATCGGAGGCTACGGCGCGGCGCTTGCGCTTGCGTGGGAATCGGAGCCGAAGGCGCTGGTCGAGCAGTTCATCGAGGGAGAAGAACTTACCGTCCCCGCCTTTGAGGATGCAGTGGAGGGCCTCCGCGCTCTGCCCGCGATACACATCAAGCCAAAGAGCGGCTATTACGATTACAAAAATAAATATACGGCCGGCAACACGGAATATGTCTGCCCAGCGGACTTCTCCTGCGAGATATCGCAAAAAATCGCGGAGTACGGCGCCGCCGCCCACAGGGCGCTCGGCTGCAGCTCATACAGCAGAACGGACCTGCGTCTTGCGCCGGACGGAGGCCTGTTCGTCCTTGAATTGAACACTGCGCCAGGCATGACCTCTACAAGCCTTGTGCCAAAGGCGGCAAAGGCCGCCGGGATGTCATTCGGAGAATTTCTTGACAAAGTGATCAAAAATTCTTTTTCAAAATAAATAAAATCAAAAAATAAAGAGGGGCGCGCAGGCGTCCCTCATATTTTTATGCTTTGTCGGCGAGTCGTTTTGACTTCGGTCAGGCTACTTGAGCTGGATCTTTTCGACCTTCAGATGACGGATGCCGCGCGGTGTGCGCACCATGACTTCGTCGTCGACCCTTTTGCCCATTACAGCCTTGCCGACCGGGCTTGCCGCCGATATGCGGTTTTCTTTGATGTCGGCCTCTTCGGTGCCGACCAGCGTATAAACGAACTTCTTTTTCATGTCGAGGTCTTCGAGCGTAACAGTGGTGCCAAGGCTGACGAGGCTTGTGTCTACGTCCTGCGTTTCTACGATCTGCGCTTTGCTCAGCTGATACTCCAGAAGCAGCACTCGGTTTTCAAGTTTTTCCTGCTCTTCCTTCGCCGCGTGATACTCCGCGTTCTCGCTGAGGTCTCCAAATCCGCGAGCCTCTTCGAGCTTAGCCGCTATTTCATATCTTCCTTCGCTGCGAAGGGAGACAAGTTCAGCCTTAAGCTTTTCATAGCCCTCGCGCGTCATTACAACTTTATCTTCTGCTTGTTTAGCCATTTTAACCCCACCTAAGAGTAACAATTCTCAATTCTTAAGAATTTTAGCAGATATATGGCAAAATATCAAACGGCTTTAACGCGACGGGCAGCTGGCCGCGTAAATTTACAAAATTTATGCGGACGTCTTTGGAATAAATATTTACGGCTTTTTTATTTTTATCTATTAGAGTATAATGGGCAGCTAAATATTTAATCAGGGCAGTGATCTACGATGGATAAAATTACTGATTTCGAGCAGGCCAGACTGCTTTATATCCCGCAGCTTCCTCCAGCGCTCCAGCACGGCGCCGCCGTGGAGGAGCGCTGCTTGGGGGCCACGGTGGCTGCGGGCGGCGAAGAAGAGATAGCCGCGTTATTTCCAGAGATATTCGGACTTCCGCGCGTTTGTTTTGATCAAAGGGCCGAACGGGCGGAGGGCGCGCCTTTGGCCGTTGGAGTAGTGTTTTCAGGAGGTCAGGCCCCCGGCGGCCACAATGTCGTCTCCGGCCTTTTCGACGGCATAAAATCAATAAACGGCGCAAGCCGCCTCTACGGTTTTAAAAACGGCCCGGATGGGTTGATCGCGAATAAATACATTGAGCTGGACGCGCCGTTAGTTGACCGCTACCGCAACACCGGCGGCTTTGACATGCTCTGTTCAAGCAGGACGAAACTTGAAAGGCAGGAGCAGTTCGACGCCGTTTTCGCAAATGCGGCGGCGCTTGCGCTCTCCGCTATCGTCATAATCGGCGGCGATGACTCAAATACGAACGCCTGCCTTCTTGCTGAAGATTTTGCAAGGCGCGGAAGCGCTCTGCGCGTCGTCGGCTGCCCAAAGACGATAGACGGCGATTTGAAGAACGAATACATCGAAACCAGTTTCGGTTTTGATACGGCAAGCCGCGTCTACTCAAACCTCATCGGCAATATTTGCCGCGACGCGCTTTCCGCCGGAAAATACTGGCATTTTATAAAGCTTATGGGACGTTCGGCTTCGCACCTGACGCTTGAATGCGCGCTGCGGACGCACCCGAACGTCGCTCTCATATCGGAAGAGATAAGGGCGAAAAACATTCCTCTTTCGCAGATAGTGGACGAACTCGCCGCGGTGGTAGCGGCAAGGGCCGGCGAAGGGAAAAATTTTGGAGTGGCGCTCGTCCCCGAAGGGCTTATTGAATTCATACCAGAGATAGGCGTGCTGATAGACGAGCTGAACGACATTTTCGCAAAACGCGGCGCAAGGATAGACGCGCTCGAGGATGTCGACAGAGAGAGCTACATAACTAAATATCTGTCGGCAAAATCAGTCTACGTTTATCAAAGCCTGCCGGAAAGGATACGCTTTCAGCTCTGCGCCGAACGCGACCCGCACGGAAACGCGCAGGTCTCAGTCGTTGAGACGGAAAAACTGCTCGCGGATATGGTGCGCGAACGTCTGCGCGCCATGATGCGCGAGGGGCGCTATAAAGCCTCCTTCCACCCGGCTTTTCACTTTCTTGGCTATGAGGGGCGCTGCGCCGCGCCGTCGAACTTTGACGCCAACTACTGCTACGCGCTTGGCTATAACGCGGCCGCGCTCATAGCCGCTGGCAGAAGCGGTTATATCTCCTGCATCTGGAATATGGAGATGCCTGCGTGTGAGTGGAAGTGCGGAGGCGTTCCGCTTACCGCCATGATGGACATGGAGCGCCGCAAGGGCGAGATGAAGCCGGTCATCAGAAAGAGTTTGGTGGACTTAGAAGGCGCGCCGTTCAAATATTTCGCGGCTCGACGCCAGCTGTGGACGAAGGGTGAGGATTATCTCTACCCGGGCAGCATACAATATTTCGGGGCGCGAAAGCTCTGCGACGATATCTCGGAGACTCTCAAACTTGAAAAGGGAGCGCTGCGCGCATAAGCTATACCAAGAGCGGTAAAATATCAATCGGCTTTGGTGCTTGACATTGAGCGCATTTAGTAGTATAAATCCTTCCAATGAACTTAATATTCTTGACGCTATGAAGGGGATAGTAAGGTTCATCTTCTTAACAGAGAGAGGCTTGTCACGCTGCAAGGGCCTTTAAGAGATGAGCGCCGAAGACCACCCCAGAGCGGACGCCGAATCGCGGCAACAGGTCGCGGGTAAGGCGTATGGGTGCGCCCAGCACAGCGCAAAGAGGGCCGTCATCGTGCGGCCGAAACGGAGTGGAACCGCGTCGTTGTTTATAATGCCGCCTCCTGTACAGAGTTGTACAGGGGCGGCTTTTTTAATAATCTAAAAGGAGGAATAATTATGGGAGTAATCGAAAGGTACCGCGAACTTTTGCCTGTTACGGACAAGACGCCGGCCATCACGCTGGGCGAGGGATCGACGCCGCTGGTGCGTCTTGGCGGCCTCAGCGAAATGCTCGAGATAGAGCTTTACGCGAAGCTCGAAGGCTGTAACCCGTCCGGGTCGTTTAAAGACAGGGGCATGGTAATGGCCGTCGCCAAGGCGCTTGAGGGCGGAGCGTCCGCTCTTGTCTGCGCCTCTACGGGAAACACCTCCGCATCCGCCGCGGCTTACGCCGCCGCCGCTTCTGTGCCGTGCTTTGTTCTGCTGCCCGCGGGCAAGGTGGCTCTTGGAAAGCTCGCGCAGGCTCTAATGTATGGCGCGAAGGTGATTGCGGTCAACGGAAATTTTGACAAGGCTCTTGAAATGGCGCGCGAAGCGGCTGAAAAGGAGGGTTATGCCATCGTGAACTCCGTCAACCCGTACCGGCTATGGGGCCAAAGAAGCGGCGCGTGGGAGATATGCGAAGCTCTAGGCAAAGCGCCAGATCTGCACGCGATACCTGTGGGCAACGCGGGAAACATCAGCGCCTACTGGGCCGGATACAAACAATATAACGAGCTTGGAAAAATAGAAAATATGCCGCGCATGATGGGCTTTCAGGCATCGGGAGCCGCGCCGCTGGTCACAGGAAAGCCGTGCCCCGCGCCTGAGACGGTCGCCACGGCGATACGCATCGGAAACCCCGTGAGCGCGCATCTTGCAAAGGATGCCGTGGCAGAATCGCACGGCGAATTCAACTCTGTGACGGATGAAGAGATACTTGCCGCGCAGCTTATTCTTTCGTCTAAGGGCGGCATCTTTGCTGAGCCTGCGTCGTGCGCGCCGCTTGCCGGGCTTATCAAGCTGAAAAAAGAGGGAAAGCTCGCGCGCGGCCTGACGGCCGTCATGATACTCACAGGCAACGGTCTCAAGGATCCGGATACGGCGATGTCGCAGGTGGGCCGTCCCGTTGAGATAGGCGACAATATCGAAGAACTGCTCGAGGTGATGAAAAGTTGAAGCCGCTCATTTCTCTGCGCGTTCCCGCAACCAGCGCGAACCTCGGCTCGGGTTTTGACACGATAGGAATGGCGGTCTCGCTTTATAACATTTTTAAGGTGACGGAGCTGCTGCCGGCAGGAGAGTTCAAGGTAGAGGCGCACGGCGAAGGCGCGCGCGAGCTGTCGTCAGCAAAGGCGAACCTCGTCGTCCAGTCCTATGAGCGCACCTGCGAGCGCTGGAATGTAAAAGGGCCGGGATTTTCTTTGTGGTGCCACAACATAATCCCGTTGTGCCGCGGGCTTGGAAGCTCGGCCGGAGCCGTGGTGGCCGGCGTGCTGATAGCAAAACACTTAACCGGCTTCAACGCGGACGAGGACGAACTTCTGCGCGCAATGACGGTCATTGAGGGCCACCCCGACAACGTCGCTCCCTGTTTTCTGGGGGGGATGGTCGTAAGCTGCTGGGACGGCCGCGACCTGCGCTATGTAAACCTTCCAGCTCTGCCGCCCGAGGTGCTCTGCGTAGCTGCCGTGCCGGACGCTCGCGTAAAAACTTCAGACGCGCGCAGAGCGCTTCCCAAAGAGGTGCCCTTTGAAGACGCGGTCTTCAACGTCGGGCGCGCGGCTCTTCTTACAGCGGCGTGGGCGACGGGCCGATGGGACTATCTAAAATGGGGTATGGACGATAAACTGCACCAGCAGTACAGAAGCAAACTTTTCTCCGGCGGCGAGGTGATATTCTCGCGTGTGGAAGAGCTGCCGGAATGTCTCAGCGTCGCGATAAGCGGCTCCGGCCCGAGCGTCATTGCGCTCGTAAAAGGCCCCGCGCAGCGCGTGGCGGAGGCTATGTGCCGCACCTTCACCGAATACGGCGTGCGTTCGCAGTATTTCGTACTGGACGGGAGCGCGCAGGGCGCGAGAGTGGACCTTTCGATGGAGCTTTCCGATGAACTTAAAAAAATTGGAGGCGGAAAATGATGGAATGGGAAAAATTGCCCCTTACCGTACTTAAATTCGGCGGCAGCTCCGTCGCGGATTCGGAACGTATGCTGCATGTTGCGAAACTGGTGAAAAAATTTCGCGACGAGGGCAGCCGCGTCGCCGTTGTCGTCTCCGCGATGGGCAACATGACGGACGATCTCCTTGCGCTGGCAAGCGACGTGGCGACGGAAAAAGACGGCCGCGAGCTGGATCAGCTGCTTGCCACCGGCGAACAGCAGAGCGTGGCTCTGCTTGCTCTCGCGCTGAAGCAGTTTGGGCTGCCCGCGCAGTCTTTCACCGCGCAGCAGGCTGGCATCCGCGCGCAGGGCTTCCCGATGGAGGGGCGCATCTATAGGATAGAGCCGGCCGCGGTCGAAAAGGTGCTAAACGAAGGCGCAGTAGCCGTGATCACGGGATTTCAGGCGATAACGGACGCGGGCGACGTCATAACGCTTGGCAGGGGCGGCTCCGACCTTTCGGCGGTGGCTCTTGCCGCCTCGCTTGGCGCTTCGTCCTGCCGGCTCTTGAAGGACGTGGCCGGGATATACACCGGCGACCCGAGAGTCGTAAAAAAACCGCGCAAACTTAGCTATATGGGTTTTGACGAGTGCATGGAACTTGCCGTTCAGGGTGCGGGAGTGCTGCAGGCGCGCAGCGTCGAGATGGCGGCGCGCTACAACATCCCGCTTTACGTCGGTTCCAGCTTTGTAGAAGAGGAGGGTACATGGGTTATGAGCAATCCCGTAACGGAAGGGTTAATCGTAAAGGCTGTAGTGCATGACCTTAAGGTCGCAAAAGTAGTGCTTCTTGGGGTGCCGGACATTCCAGGGGTTGCTGCGCGGCTCTTCGCCGAGCTTGCCGACAACGGCGTCGGTGCAGAGATGATAATACAGAACAACATGAGCGGCGGCGTCAACGACATCGGATTTCTCGTCAAAAAGACGCATCTTGAAGCGGCAAGCCAGGTTTGCCGCAAGATATGCCGCGACATAGACGCGCAGGGAGTATCTTTCGACACCGAGATAGCGCGCGTTTCGATAGTCGGCGCCGGCATCGCGAACCATCCCGAAGTGCCGTCGAAGATGTTCTCGATACTGGCCGAGGCCGGCATCAACATAGACATGATAGCCTCCACCTCGCTAGCCGTCACCTGCATCGTCGGCAGCTCTCGAGCTGAGGACGCTGTGCGCGAGCTGCACGACCATTTCATAGACGAGGCGGCGTTCTGATGGACGGCAAGAGAGTAGCGGTACTGGGCGCCACTGGGCTTGTAGGGCGCGAGATGCTCTTTACGCTGGAGCAGAGAAATTTTCCCGTATCTGAACTCATACCTCTTGCCTCGCCGCGGTCGGCGGGCAAAACGATAAAATTTCGCGGCCGCGATGTGACTGTACGCGCCGTAACGGAAGACTCGTTCAAAGGAGTGGACATCGCCATCTTCTCGGCGGGCGGCAAGGCCTCAAGAGAATGGGCGCCGGTCGCGGCCGGCGCCGGCGCGGTCGTCATCGACAACAGCTCCGCGTGGCGCATGGACCCGGACGTGCCGCTCGTCGTGCCCGAGATAAACCCGCAGGACATCGCGCTTGCGAAAAAGGGCATCATAGCGAACCCAAACTGTTCTACGATACAGGCGGTGGTTGCGCTTTACCCGCTGCATCTGGCGGCCGGGCTGAAATATATAAACGTCAGCACCTACCAGTCCGTCGCGGGCACAGGCAAGGCGGCAATAGAATCGCTGCGCGACGGAGCGAAGGCTTCGATAAAGGGTGAAAACTACCATGACGAAGTCTACCCTCACAGCATCGCCTTCAACCTGCTGCCGCAAATAGGCCCGTTTGACGACGAGGGCATCTCCGAAGAGGAATGGAAGATGGTCAACGAATCGCGTAAGATAATGCACCTGCCAAATCTGCGCGTAAGCGGCATCACCGTCCGTGTTCCCGTATTTCGCGGGCACGGCGAGAGCGTGACGGCGCAGTTTGAGCGCCCCATCACGCCGGAAGCCGCGCGCGAGATATTAAAAAAGGCGCAGGGCGTAGTCGTCCGTGACGATCCCAAAAACGCGGAATATCCTATGCCGGTCGACGTGGCGGGCCGCGACGAGGTCTGCGTGGGGCGCATCCGCCGCGACACAGGGCTTGACGGCGCGCTCGCCATGTGGGTCGTAGGCGACAACCTTCGCAAGGGCGCGGCGCTCAACGCGGTGCAGATAGCGGAGAAATTGCTGTAACTTTTTTCTTTGACAAAAAATCATAAATAAAAAATTCAAAGGCCGCGGTTTTCTTCGGCCTTTGGATTTTTTTGACGTCATCATTATGCTGGTATAAAATATACGGATATGTTGAGAATGAGGTGCGGCCGTGAAGCTTTCTGAAATTATGGAAAAAATAGAAAAAAGAATGCCCAAACGCTGGGCCGAGGAATGGGACAACCCAGGGCTTCAGGCGGGCAGCGCGGATAGCAACGTGCGGAAGATAGCGCTTGCGCTCGACGCCTCCGACGCGGCCGTTCACGAAGCGGCGACTGCCGGTTGTCAGCTTCTTTTTACGCATCACCCGATACTTTTTCGTCCGATCAGATCTGTCACCGACGAAAACTACGCAGGGCGCGCCGTGACCGCCGCTATACGTGAGGGCGTAGCCATCTACGCCGCTCATACCAACTGGGATTCGTCCCCCGAAGGCGTCAACTTTACCCTTGCGTCGCTTCTTTGCCTTAAAAATTTATCTCCTCTTGCGCCAAGCGCGGGCGGCGCATGGGGAATGGGCGCCGTGGGCGATTTTGACGCGCCTGTAGACCTTAAAAAACTAGCTGCGCTTTTAAAAGAACGATGGCGGCTTTCCAACTTTACTCTCTACGGAGACCCGCGGCGTGAAATAAAGCGCGCGGCCATAGGCGGCGGCGCCTGCCAGGAATTTTGGCGCGAAGCAAAAGCCTTGGGCGCTGACGTATTCATCACGGCGGACCTCTCCT is a genomic window of Cloacibacillus sp. containing:
- a CDS encoding Nif3-like dinuclear metal center hexameric protein produces the protein MKLSEIMEKIEKRMPKRWAEEWDNPGLQAGSADSNVRKIALALDASDAAVHEAATAGCQLLFTHHPILFRPIRSVTDENYAGRAVTAAIREGVAIYAAHTNWDSSPEGVNFTLASLLCLKNLSPLAPSAGGAWGMGAVGDFDAPVDLKKLAALLKERWRLSNFTLYGDPRREIKRAAIGGGACQEFWREAKALGADVFITADLSYHFREEAASAGLLLAACDHGEMERASLASLRGIIENETGLPVVLLNEPGIPFFHG